A stretch of Prunus dulcis chromosome 6, ALMONDv2, whole genome shotgun sequence DNA encodes these proteins:
- the LOC117632921 gene encoding protein SPT2 homolog has product MRGYDRDEYGQSVEEYDDYEDEGEGYEEEEDGEEYEEEAEEEDPKPTKEALEYLELRQRLKEQFRKQMKKEGGSSLANSSDKKKKLPYDNYGSFFGPSQPIISERVIQESKSLLETQHLASRVSSSLHSNKKSSGSTSAGSKPVAYNQKPRVINEAKNKVQKLKDTRDYSFLLSDDVELPASSNDRPPRSVSVPNSEVRSSQMAPKSKLPMANNGRHSHGGRDERKPASMNGHSHGGRDERRPVSMNGHSNGGRDERRPVSMNGHAHGGRDERRPVSMNGQMHSKGGPNKLSSASRRPDSTSVDSRKQLGSNNGNGPSRPLGPKGSKMPASTAERKASAPGVKNSLSGVHKPLPSKLQSSIPKQHLQQRKEVREPNEPKVLPRQSAGLTKPQINKPQMQRQISSRPISQEHRPKRKPLRRHPDDEYDDEVDYRSMIRNMFKYNPDKFAGDDDCSDMEANFEDIMREEKRSARIARQEDEEQARLIDEEERREQMAKRNRLLKKRKLGHH; this is encoded by the exons ATGCGGGGATACGATAGAGAT GAATATGGTCAATCAGTCGAAGAATATGATGATTATGAGGACGAAGGCGAGGGATatgaggaagaggaggatggCGAAGAGTATGAAGAGGAAGCGGAAGAAGAAGATCCAAAGCCTACCAAGGAAGCATTGGAATACCTTGAGTTGAGACAACGGTTGAAAGAACAATTTCGAAAGCAGATGAAGAAGGAAGGCGGTTCTTCTTTGGCCAACTCCAGtgataaaaagaagaagctccCCTATGATAA TTATGGATCTTTCTTTGGCCCATCTCAACCGATTATATCTGAGAGAGTGATTCAAGAAAGCAAGTCACTATTAGAAACCCAGCATCTGGCATCTAGGGTTTCGAGCTCCCTCCATTCT AACAAGAAGAGCTCTGGATCAACCTCTGCTGGATCGAAACCTGTAGCATATAACCAGAAACCCAGAGTCATTAATGAG GCTAAAAATAAAGTCCAAAAGCTTAAGGATACACGAGATTACTCCTTTTTATTATCTGACGATGTAGAGCTTCCAGCTTCTTCTAACGATCGTCCTCCTCGAAGTGTCTCTGTTCCAAATTCAG AGGTGCGCTCTAGTCAAATGGCACCGAAAAGCAAACTACCTATGGCAAATAATGGTAGACATTCTCATGGAGGTCGTGATGAAAGAAAACCGGCATCTATGAATGGACATTCTCATGGAGGTCGCGATGAAAGGAGACCGGTATCTATGAATGGACATTCTAATGGAGGTCGGGATGAAAGGAGACCGGTATCTATGAATGGACATGCTCATGGAGGTCGTGATGAAAGGAGACCGGTATCTATGAACGGACAGATGCATTCTAAAGGGGGGCCCAATAAGTTAAGTTCTGCCAGCAGAAGACCTGATTCTACATCAGTGGACTCTAGAAAACAGCTTGGTAGCAACAATGGAAATGGGCCCAGCCGGCCTTTAGGGCCAAAAGGTTCAAAGATGCCCGCTTCTACTGCTGAGAGGAAGGCTTCTGCACCAGGTGTGAAGAATTCCTTGTCTGGTGTGCACAAACCACTCCCGTCAAAGTTGCAGTCATCTATTCCAAAGCAGCACTTGCAACAAAGAAAGGAAGTACGAGAACCTAATGAGCCCAAAGTGTTACCGAGACAGTCAGCAGGATTGACAAAACCTCAG ATAAACAAGCCTCAAATGCAAAGGCAAATCTCCTCACGTCCTATTTCACAAGAGCATCGTCCCAAAAGAAAGCCTTTGAGACGGCACCCTGATGATGAGTACGATGACGAGGTGGATTATAGGAGTATGATCAGGAATATGTTTAA ATATAATCCAGACAAGTTTGCTGGCGATGATGATTGTAGTGACATGGAGGCCAACTTTGAGGATATTATGAGGGAGGAAAAACGGAG TGCAAGAATCGCAAGGCAGGAGGACGAAGAGCAGGCTAGATTGATagacgaagaagaaaggaGGGAACAGATGGCCAAAAGGAATAGATTATTAAAGAAGCGTAAGCTGGGTCATCATTAA